From one Synechocystis sp. PCC 6803 substr. PCC-P genomic stretch:
- a CDS encoding DUF3531 family protein, translating to MEVQFREVNPFDFWIWLEFETNPAPAEQQYVEELFASWFYLGKLGGFNAENLQVQDTGIDLSYLDYDSANLSSSMMSPMHNMADFQYQDHWGRCWFDLGTSDLIALDVLINALYQLSLDYVPIRRLIVGGINEDWPVGDRQDDRFDQFEDFDHN from the coding sequence ATGGAAGTGCAATTTCGGGAAGTAAATCCCTTCGATTTTTGGATTTGGCTAGAATTCGAGACCAATCCTGCCCCGGCGGAACAACAATATGTGGAAGAGTTATTTGCTTCCTGGTTTTATCTCGGCAAACTAGGGGGTTTTAATGCAGAAAATCTCCAGGTACAGGATACGGGCATTGACCTAAGCTATTTGGACTATGACAGTGCCAATCTTTCTAGTTCCATGATGTCCCCCATGCACAATATGGCAGACTTCCAATACCAAGACCATTGGGGCCGTTGTTGGTTTGATTTGGGCACCAGCGACCTCATTGCCCTAGATGTGTTGATCAACGCACTGTACCAACTTTCCCTCGATTACGTGCCCATTCGCCGTTTAATTGTGGGGGGAATCAACGAAGATTGGCCCGTTGGCGATCGCCAGGACGACCGCTTCGATCAATTTGAAGATTTTGATCACAATTAG
- a CDS encoding lipopolysaccharide assembly protein LapB, which produces MYPSSSPGHRQYFLGVKSSLPLLWLMVFPALIGGVLNINPVQAQGTPYIPPPITPPPLSPSENPFDPSLFPTDPLIPSGETLTPLQRRRLIEALDALEAEALVLDQAGQGDQAFEVRYRSLRGRQRLGDLAEVEALGRIGAIAWEQGRNQDVMAIGQRLEDLQLSLTKDKAMSPELLTAFAKAYGQLHSLDSAIAVYQQMRREAQQQGDYRRENQALSMLGELYLAKFNYPAAAEVYETLLARATNARNSYYEGIYLQKLGEIYQQSAQPDNAIRIKEQLVQRRLQDGKPELVPDIQIAIGDHYLELEQPENASQAYQKAYTLAWSIKQLSTAAIALDKLGDLYLFSEQPNYALQIYKQLLQVQQQSYNYYGMMITYEKIAQLYIDAQQTSAALTAYQQALSLARSLKYSTKENNILNQIQTISGGTGS; this is translated from the coding sequence ATGTATCCATCCTCGTCCCCGGGCCATCGGCAATATTTCCTGGGAGTAAAATCTAGCTTACCTCTGCTCTGGCTGATGGTTTTCCCTGCCCTAATTGGTGGGGTCTTGAATATTAATCCGGTGCAGGCCCAGGGCACTCCCTATATTCCCCCGCCCATTACCCCGCCTCCCCTTAGCCCCAGCGAAAATCCCTTTGACCCCAGCCTTTTTCCCACGGATCCCCTGATTCCTTCTGGGGAAACCCTCACGCCTTTGCAACGGCGACGACTAATCGAAGCCCTAGATGCGTTAGAAGCTGAGGCTTTGGTGTTGGATCAGGCAGGACAGGGGGACCAGGCTTTTGAGGTACGTTACCGCAGTTTACGGGGGCGACAACGGTTGGGGGATTTGGCCGAGGTTGAGGCCCTGGGACGCATTGGGGCGATCGCCTGGGAACAAGGCCGTAACCAAGATGTAATGGCCATCGGTCAGCGTTTGGAAGATTTACAACTTTCCCTGACCAAGGACAAGGCCATGAGCCCGGAACTGTTAACAGCCTTTGCCAAAGCCTATGGCCAGCTCCACAGTCTCGACTCGGCGATCGCCGTTTATCAGCAAATGCGTCGGGAAGCCCAGCAACAGGGGGATTACCGCCGGGAAAACCAAGCCCTCTCCATGTTGGGGGAACTGTATCTAGCTAAATTTAACTACCCCGCCGCCGCTGAGGTTTATGAAACCCTTCTAGCCAGGGCCACCAATGCCCGTAACAGTTATTACGAAGGCATTTACTTGCAAAAACTAGGGGAAATTTATCAACAGTCTGCCCAGCCCGACAATGCTATTCGTATCAAAGAGCAACTGGTGCAAAGAAGATTGCAGGACGGTAAACCGGAATTGGTGCCCGATATCCAGATTGCCATTGGGGACCATTACCTAGAACTGGAACAGCCAGAAAATGCCAGCCAAGCCTATCAAAAGGCCTACACCCTAGCTTGGTCTATTAAACAATTGAGCACAGCGGCGATCGCCTTGGATAAACTGGGGGATTTGTATCTGTTCAGTGAACAACCCAACTATGCTCTACAAATTTATAAACAACTTTTGCAGGTACAACAACAGTCCTATAACTATTACGGCATGATGATTACCTACGAAAAAATTGCCCAACTTTACATAGATGCCCAGCAAACCAGCGCAGCTTTAACCGCCTATCAACAGGCGTTATCCTTGGCCCGCTCTCTCAAATATAGTACCAAAGAAAATAATATTCTTAATCAAATACAAACTATTTCTGGGGGCACTGGGTCATAG
- a CDS encoding phosphotransferase, protein MPPLQLLRSLSALPDINPVVDFPAPNPAPKSTVAGDAFPSVYSTLAPHALTNLVFKHYDIEVPKGCRFWHRGLSDVYLVETLADDYILRISHQHWRTESEIQFELELLNFLADRDVPVAAPLRHRDGGYALEINAPEGKRYASLFPYAPGGVAIGDLSKTQGFLLGEMLAQLHQTAQRFKPSAHRPPLTLSYLLDDSLHTIAPFLHHRLEEWRCLIDISMAIKTQLTSIPTHTPYWTICWGDPHSGNVHFTAEDQMMLFDFDQCGMGWRAFDIAKFLQVSMQSGLGRNIRDAFLSGYNSIAPLTVLEENSLQALTQTAFIWSWAIHVQTLKLSDYSRLHGSYFKRRLENLQQLGSTDWQLF, encoded by the coding sequence ATGCCCCCCCTGCAACTACTCCGATCCCTTTCTGCCCTACCGGACATTAATCCAGTGGTGGATTTTCCGGCTCCCAATCCGGCCCCAAAATCAACAGTAGCGGGGGACGCTTTTCCCAGTGTTTATTCCACCTTAGCTCCCCATGCCCTAACCAATTTGGTGTTTAAGCATTACGACATTGAAGTGCCCAAAGGCTGTCGATTTTGGCATCGGGGTTTGAGCGATGTGTACTTGGTGGAGACCCTAGCGGACGATTACATTTTGCGTATTTCCCACCAACATTGGCGCACCGAAAGTGAAATTCAGTTTGAGTTGGAGTTGCTCAATTTTTTAGCGGACCGGGATGTGCCGGTGGCGGCCCCCCTCAGGCATCGGGATGGGGGTTATGCCCTGGAGATTAATGCCCCAGAAGGTAAGCGCTATGCCAGTTTGTTTCCCTATGCTCCCGGGGGGGTGGCGATCGGGGATTTGAGCAAAACTCAAGGCTTTTTGTTGGGGGAAATGTTAGCTCAACTGCACCAAACAGCCCAACGGTTCAAGCCTTCTGCCCACCGTCCTCCCCTCACCCTCAGCTATCTGTTGGATGATTCTCTCCATACCATTGCCCCTTTTCTGCACCACCGGCTGGAAGAATGGCGTTGTCTGATCGACATTTCCATGGCGATTAAAACCCAGCTCACATCCATTCCCACCCACACCCCCTATTGGACTATTTGTTGGGGGGACCCCCACAGCGGCAATGTCCATTTCACTGCTGAAGACCAGATGATGCTGTTTGATTTTGACCAGTGTGGCATGGGTTGGCGAGCCTTCGACATTGCTAAATTTCTACAGGTTTCCATGCAATCGGGCCTGGGACGTAATATTCGGGATGCTTTTTTAAGCGGTTATAACTCCATTGCTCCTTTGACAGTTCTGGAGGAAAACTCCTTGCAGGCCTTGACCCAAACGGCTTTCATCTGGTCTTGGGCCATCCATGTACAAACCCTGAAGCTATCGGATTACAGTCGGCTCCACGGCAGTTACTTCAAACGTCGGTTAGAGAATTTGCAACAATTGGGCTCAACGGATTGGCAACTGTTTTAA
- the smc gene encoding chromosome segregation protein SMC, translated as MVYVKRIELSHFKSFGGTTAIPFLPGFTVVSGPNGSGKSNILDALLFCLGLATSKGMRAERLPDLVNNTFKGNRGSSEASVSVTFELHDGENLSEPGANHNGNGNGAKISKEWTVTRRLKVTKGGNYSSNYYINGETATVTELHEQLNELRIYPEGYNIVLQGDVTRIITMNSKERREIIDELAGVAEFDRKIVKTKETLTEVQDREERCQIIATELERTLERLAADRQKAEKYQALRQQVQEKQGWAKVIQYKAVEQQRQKLWGQLERDREQSQQIQQALDQRSQAIQTQQTELEKLNAQVKALGEEEQLAVAAQLATQKAQRDQLQQRYNDGDRQITNHQQQVGQIQAEISQSQQQFLHIQQEKSFHNTQTLPQLEAAVQTSQQQLEQLRHQAQAIASASEAWVQEQTQLSRTVNQLQDELIPQRSQLAQLEERQQQLLTNLAELTPLLTKVSVELEEKQFAQGQFNFQGEALTSQIQTLASDLAQLEQERSLLQETQTRLLKEQQEKQRQLDKLEAASQAQQEVQGTYATKVILQSDLPGVCGLVAQLGQVEPQYQLALEIAAGGRLGFLVVEDDGVAAAGIEILKQAKAGRATFLPLNKIRPPKGQNPNLSYAHGYIDLAVNLIDGDRRYADIFAFIFGNTIVFDTLVNARNHLGKHRIVTLEGDLLEASGAMSGGSRNQRSGLRFGTMVSEDTAEVKQLRQRLQDIQQVQGRNEELLLERTVRSRQLTQQLMEMRQQQREAQLHGEQTERDIARLSQQQTQINQQQINQQQKLAELQQNLALLQQSLPPLEQQLASAQQQLTALETSQTHQQWQTIQIQIRTVEAEYQRQLQALRQGEDHLKDLQNSSQRLEEKIAQAQEKIAQHQAQDLTLAQEQEQLKIALAEMNGAIQTTEAQLAKLSEKLGSTKQERDRLETQLNQLRSQQQEQQWQWEKLQTNQQEYQENLTQLQTQLEALEQDLPDPWPEIPLLQDRDEANLDFANILEELERSIRNGQKRLEAMEPVNMLALQEYEKTEARLGELSEKLQTIAGERTELLLRIENFTTLRRRSFQDAFDAVNKNFQIIFAELSDGDGYLQLDDAEDPFNGGLNLVAHPKGKPVRRLSSMSGGEKSLTALSFIFALQRYRPSPFYGFDEVDMFLDGANVEKLSKMVRKQAQQAQFIVVSLRRPMIEAAERTIGVTQARGAHTQVLGIKL; from the coding sequence ATGGTTTATGTCAAGCGCATCGAACTATCCCATTTCAAATCCTTTGGGGGAACCACCGCCATTCCTTTTTTGCCGGGGTTTACGGTGGTGTCTGGGCCCAATGGTTCGGGCAAGTCAAATATCCTCGATGCATTGCTATTTTGTTTGGGGTTAGCCACTTCCAAGGGCATGCGGGCTGAACGACTACCGGATTTGGTCAATAACACTTTCAAGGGGAACCGGGGCAGTTCCGAAGCTAGTGTGTCAGTCACCTTTGAATTGCATGATGGGGAAAACCTATCCGAGCCAGGGGCTAACCATAATGGCAACGGCAACGGAGCAAAAATTTCTAAGGAATGGACTGTTACCCGTCGCCTGAAGGTGACCAAAGGGGGCAATTATTCCTCCAACTATTACATCAATGGGGAGACAGCCACCGTCACGGAACTCCATGAACAATTAAATGAACTGCGCATTTACCCAGAGGGCTACAACATTGTGCTCCAGGGGGATGTGACCCGCATTATCACCATGAACTCCAAGGAGCGCCGGGAAATCATCGATGAGTTGGCGGGGGTAGCGGAATTTGACCGCAAAATTGTTAAAACCAAGGAGACTTTGACGGAGGTGCAAGACCGGGAAGAACGCTGTCAAATTATTGCGACGGAGTTGGAGCGCACTTTGGAACGGTTGGCGGCCGATCGCCAGAAGGCAGAAAAATACCAGGCCCTGCGGCAACAGGTACAGGAAAAGCAAGGGTGGGCCAAGGTTATTCAGTACAAAGCAGTGGAGCAACAACGGCAAAAGCTATGGGGACAATTGGAGCGGGATCGAGAACAATCCCAGCAAATTCAGCAAGCCCTAGACCAACGCAGTCAAGCCATTCAAACTCAGCAAACAGAGTTGGAAAAGCTCAATGCCCAGGTCAAGGCCCTGGGGGAAGAGGAACAATTGGCCGTGGCGGCCCAGTTGGCCACCCAAAAAGCCCAACGGGACCAACTCCAGCAACGTTATAACGACGGCGATCGCCAAATTACCAATCACCAACAACAGGTGGGGCAAATCCAGGCGGAAATTAGCCAGAGTCAACAGCAGTTTTTGCACATTCAACAGGAAAAATCCTTCCATAACACCCAAACCCTGCCCCAGCTAGAAGCCGCAGTGCAGACCAGTCAGCAACAGTTGGAGCAACTCCGGCACCAGGCCCAGGCGATCGCCTCCGCTTCCGAAGCATGGGTACAGGAACAAACCCAACTCAGCCGCACTGTCAACCAATTACAAGACGAGTTAATCCCCCAACGCAGTCAGTTGGCCCAGCTAGAGGAACGCCAACAACAATTGCTAACCAATTTGGCTGAATTAACCCCTCTGCTCACAAAGGTTTCTGTTGAGTTGGAAGAAAAACAGTTTGCCCAAGGGCAGTTCAACTTCCAGGGAGAAGCACTAACCAGTCAGATTCAAACTCTGGCCAGCGATTTGGCCCAACTGGAACAGGAACGGAGTTTGCTACAGGAAACCCAAACCCGCCTGCTCAAAGAACAACAGGAAAAACAACGGCAATTGGACAAATTAGAAGCGGCTAGTCAAGCTCAGCAGGAAGTGCAGGGCACCTACGCCACCAAAGTGATTTTGCAGTCGGATTTACCCGGGGTCTGCGGTTTAGTGGCCCAATTGGGTCAGGTGGAGCCCCAATATCAACTGGCTCTGGAAATTGCGGCCGGGGGCCGTTTGGGTTTTCTTGTTGTGGAAGATGATGGTGTGGCGGCGGCGGGCATTGAAATCCTCAAACAGGCCAAAGCAGGACGGGCCACTTTTTTACCCCTGAATAAAATTCGTCCTCCCAAGGGTCAAAATCCCAACCTTAGTTATGCCCATGGTTACATTGACCTGGCAGTGAATTTAATCGACGGCGATCGCCGTTACGCCGACATTTTTGCTTTTATCTTTGGCAATACCATCGTTTTTGACACCTTAGTTAACGCCCGCAACCACCTGGGCAAGCATCGCATTGTCACCCTAGAGGGAGATTTACTAGAAGCCAGTGGAGCCATGAGTGGCGGCAGTCGCAACCAACGCTCAGGACTACGGTTCGGCACCATGGTCAGTGAAGATACGGCAGAAGTGAAACAGTTGCGTCAACGGTTACAGGACATTCAGCAAGTCCAAGGCCGTAACGAAGAGTTATTGCTAGAAAGAACAGTTCGTAGTAGGCAGTTAACTCAACAGTTGATGGAAATGCGGCAACAACAACGGGAAGCACAACTTCACGGAGAACAAACGGAACGAGACATAGCACGCCTCAGTCAACAGCAAACACAAATTAATCAACAACAAATTAATCAACAGCAAAAACTAGCAGAGTTACAACAAAATTTAGCTTTGTTGCAGCAATCTTTGCCGCCCTTGGAACAACAGTTAGCCTCCGCTCAGCAACAATTAACTGCCTTGGAAACTTCCCAAACCCATCAACAATGGCAAACTATCCAGATCCAAATTCGTACCGTGGAAGCGGAGTACCAACGCCAATTGCAAGCCCTACGCCAGGGGGAGGATCACCTCAAGGATTTGCAGAATAGTAGCCAACGCCTAGAGGAAAAAATTGCCCAAGCCCAGGAAAAAATTGCCCAACATCAAGCTCAGGATCTCACCCTAGCCCAGGAACAGGAGCAGTTAAAAATAGCTTTGGCGGAAATGAATGGGGCTATCCAAACCACGGAAGCTCAGTTGGCGAAACTGTCGGAAAAATTGGGTAGTACTAAGCAAGAAAGGGATCGTCTAGAAACTCAGCTTAACCAGCTCCGTAGTCAACAACAGGAACAGCAATGGCAATGGGAAAAGTTACAAACTAATCAACAGGAATACCAGGAAAATTTAACTCAACTGCAAACTCAATTGGAAGCATTAGAACAGGATTTGCCCGATCCCTGGCCGGAAATTCCCCTGCTCCAAGACCGGGACGAAGCAAACTTGGATTTTGCCAATATTTTGGAGGAATTAGAGCGATCCATTCGCAATGGTCAAAAACGTTTGGAAGCCATGGAACCGGTGAATATGCTGGCGTTACAAGAATATGAAAAAACTGAAGCTCGCCTAGGGGAATTGTCAGAAAAGTTGCAAACCATTGCCGGGGAACGGACCGAGTTACTCCTCAGGATTGAAAATTTTACTACCCTGCGTCGTCGTTCTTTCCAAGATGCTTTTGATGCAGTCAATAAAAACTTTCAGATTATTTTTGCAGAACTTTCTGATGGGGACGGCTACTTACAATTAGACGATGCGGAAGATCCTTTTAATGGGGGTTTAAACCTAGTGGCCCACCCCAAAGGTAAACCGGTGCGTCGCCTCAGTTCCATGTCCGGTGGAGAGAAATCCTTAACTGCGCTAAGCTTCATTTTTGCCCTCCAACGCTACCGCCCCTCCCCTTTTTATGGCTTTGATGAAGTGGATATGTTTTTGGACGGTGCCAATGTGGAAAAACTGTCCAAAATGGTCCGCAAACAGGCCCAACAAGCCCAATTTATTGTGGTGAGCCTCCGTCGTCCCATGATTGAAGCGGCGGAACGCACCATTGGAGTAACCCAAGCCCGGGGAGCCCATACCCAGGTTTTGGGCATTAAGTTGTAG
- a CDS encoding DUF533 domain-containing protein, with protein sequence MANRTQSRYTDVQIATWLRGLLTIAWSDGDFDESEQQMITGLTQEMGFGNKEDEVLFKTITPAELLEGLGDDKETAENFLRTAVLVAIADGLYSPVEGELLREFSQALGIKIDALESLEHTICDPNGDRTEMEEHPHPDLLHPVKDWLDGMAIHDPRLAHFICHLVPPQCPFERDVKLFGRKIVHIPPLCKLNPLYEQLIGLRFRALSYLADDCQEDITPYI encoded by the coding sequence ATGGCCAATCGTACCCAAAGTCGTTACACCGATGTCCAAATTGCCACTTGGTTGAGGGGACTGCTGACCATTGCCTGGAGTGATGGGGACTTTGATGAATCGGAGCAACAAATGATCACCGGCCTCACCCAGGAGATGGGTTTTGGCAACAAGGAAGATGAGGTTCTATTCAAGACCATTACCCCGGCGGAATTACTAGAAGGCTTGGGGGACGACAAGGAAACGGCGGAAAACTTTCTCCGCACAGCGGTGTTGGTGGCGATCGCCGATGGCCTTTATTCCCCGGTGGAAGGAGAGCTATTGCGGGAATTTAGTCAAGCCCTGGGGATAAAAATTGACGCTTTGGAGTCATTAGAACATACCATCTGTGATCCCAACGGCGATCGAACCGAAATGGAGGAACATCCCCATCCCGATTTACTTCACCCCGTCAAGGATTGGCTGGACGGCATGGCCATCCACGATCCTCGTTTGGCCCATTTCATTTGTCATCTGGTGCCCCCCCAATGTCCCTTCGAGCGGGATGTTAAACTGTTTGGGCGCAAAATTGTTCATATTCCCCCTCTGTGCAAACTAAATCCTCTGTATGAACAGTTAATTGGTCTGAGGTTCCGGGCCCTTTCCTACCTGGCCGATGACTGCCAAGAGGACATCACGCCCTATATTTGA
- the dprA gene encoding DNA-processing protein DprA produces MANSEQAYWLAWSQVKGVGPVLLKRLAQHFELLENAWKARPIALGEVEGFGHKMIEKIIGQRNNLNPFQFLEEHQQKNPQFLTPDDPDYPRLLWEIPSPPPVLYYLGRLDHRESQGQIPGVGIVGTRYPTDHGSRWTRKISQALVKSGFTIVSGLAAGIDADAHSSCLRVNGRTIAVLGTGLDLIYPPQNRQLFEQIAAEGLILSEYPVGSKPERGNFPARNRIIAGLSRAVLVMEAPPKSGALITAKYANEFNRDVFSLPNSPDVQEAHGCLNLIHNGAEVILSENQLLASLGAIPLLDQGQEQKILPGDRQIGYLDQTNVPTLTTGARGKQPLTEPPEDLEPTLKKILAAVQEEPTALDQIVAVTALAIGDVSAGLLQLEILGLVSQEPGMRYQRR; encoded by the coding sequence ATGGCGAATTCTGAACAGGCCTATTGGTTAGCCTGGAGTCAGGTTAAGGGAGTAGGGCCAGTGTTGCTCAAGCGACTGGCCCAACACTTTGAATTATTGGAAAATGCCTGGAAAGCGAGACCGATCGCCCTGGGAGAAGTGGAGGGTTTTGGCCATAAAATGATTGAGAAAATTATTGGGCAAAGAAACAATCTCAATCCGTTTCAATTTTTAGAAGAACATCAACAAAAAAATCCCCAATTTCTCACCCCCGATGACCCGGACTATCCCCGCTTACTGTGGGAAATCCCCAGTCCACCGCCGGTGTTGTACTATCTGGGACGTCTTGACCACCGGGAAAGTCAAGGACAAATTCCAGGGGTAGGCATTGTGGGCACCCGTTACCCCACCGACCACGGGAGCCGTTGGACAAGGAAAATTAGCCAAGCCCTGGTCAAATCTGGTTTCACCATTGTTTCTGGCTTAGCCGCTGGCATTGACGCTGACGCCCACAGCAGTTGTTTACGGGTGAACGGAAGGACGATCGCCGTTTTAGGCACTGGCTTAGATTTGATTTATCCGCCCCAAAATCGACAATTGTTTGAGCAAATCGCCGCCGAAGGATTGATTTTGAGTGAATATCCCGTGGGCAGTAAACCAGAACGGGGTAATTTTCCCGCTCGAAATCGCATCATTGCCGGTCTGAGCAGGGCCGTGTTGGTAATGGAGGCTCCCCCCAAATCCGGGGCCTTAATCACCGCCAAGTATGCCAACGAATTTAACCGGGACGTGTTTAGCCTACCCAATTCCCCTGATGTCCAAGAAGCCCACGGTTGCTTAAATCTCATCCACAACGGAGCAGAGGTGATTCTGTCGGAAAATCAATTGCTAGCCAGCTTGGGGGCAATACCTTTACTGGATCAAGGGCAAGAACAAAAAATTCTTCCAGGCGATCGCCAAATTGGTTATCTAGACCAAACCAATGTCCCTACTTTAACCACCGGGGCAAGGGGTAAACAACCTTTGACTGAACCACCGGAGGACTTGGAACCAACTTTAAAAAAGATCTTGGCCGCAGTCCAGGAAGAACCCACCGCCCTGGATCAAATTGTTGCCGTCACAGCCTTGGCCATTGGGGATGTTTCCGCTGGATTACTCCAATTGGAAATTCTTGGTTTAGTCAGCCAGGAACCCGGCATGCGCTACCAAAGACGGTGA
- a CDS encoding ATP-dependent helicase yields the protein MGRLRGTLTSAIAMNQTSLNLEQLRQSLRSSQRPLADWHGGEMAVSAVPGAGKSHSLSVAAAIAIAHHGLHNQEKLLIVTYTRSAAAAIKGKVNQRLRALGLPSLGFTVQTLHGLALSIALRHPEVSGLDPEQQTLVSPQKGHRLIKDAVEQWRRENPKTYQTLVEAGNFDGETTETLRRQAVLSTEVLPELTKTVVAEAKSSGLSPQAVADMGRIAPGSELLLMGAGLFKHYQALMEAKNWIDYNDMILAALRVLEDPHLCRQWQEQFFGVFEDEAQDSSPLQEKLLTKLAQNADGTIRLIRVGDPNQAINSSFTPADPVYFDQFCQRCQALGSFATMDQAGRSNLQVIAAANFLLEWVNQDWQARFNSGPKGDATLPFRPQAIRPVEPGDPQPNPPATDGGVEIRFPQDINEEVEQIRHRLVPLLLANPHHNAAILVRENRQGRFVADRLKDVEKDGGLKVLDVGDQDRNSRIPGEILSLLQFIDRPHSPDLLKATLTVLQERQLIPTQDLNALAAVPEQFLYPTPLMPPLASPAVSAQGLCRSLLKARLELPAYQLIAFLGLALNYDSSDLATLQKLSERLQVQTQPERSLKNLLSELHTIANDEQFEAIASDSDEKYTRPGQITIITMHKAKGLDWDYVFLPFLHQDTLPGDLWVPKGGQFLGQFTLAEVARAQIRTVVHHRQQQKPQAIALPVTATAWQEARRLKEAEEYRLLYVAMTRAKRLLWLSAAQEGPFAWNQMQARKSPRLQPKQPSQALLALQKRFGS from the coding sequence ATGGGTAGATTGAGGGGAACACTAACGTCGGCGATCGCCATGAATCAAACTTCCCTGAACCTAGAGCAACTCCGCCAGAGTTTACGCAGCAGTCAACGACCTCTGGCGGATTGGCATGGGGGAGAGATGGCCGTTTCCGCCGTGCCCGGGGCTGGCAAATCCCATAGTCTTTCTGTGGCGGCGGCGATCGCCATTGCCCACCATGGTTTACATAACCAGGAAAAATTGCTGATTGTGACCTACACCCGTTCAGCGGCGGCGGCCATCAAAGGCAAGGTTAATCAACGTTTACGGGCCTTGGGCTTACCCAGTTTGGGATTTACGGTGCAGACCCTCCACGGTTTAGCCCTCAGCATTGCCCTACGCCATCCGGAAGTATCGGGGCTAGACCCGGAGCAACAGACCCTGGTTTCGCCCCAAAAAGGCCATCGCTTGATCAAAGATGCGGTGGAACAATGGCGGCGGGAAAATCCTAAAACCTATCAAACCCTGGTGGAAGCGGGTAATTTTGACGGGGAGACAACGGAAACCCTGCGGCGGCAGGCGGTGCTGAGCACGGAAGTTTTACCTGAATTAACCAAAACTGTGGTGGCAGAAGCAAAAAGTTCTGGCCTCTCTCCCCAGGCTGTGGCGGACATGGGTCGCATTGCCCCCGGTAGCGAACTCCTGCTGATGGGAGCCGGTTTGTTCAAACATTACCAAGCCCTGATGGAGGCGAAAAATTGGATCGACTATAACGACATGATTTTGGCCGCCCTGCGGGTGCTAGAAGATCCCCACCTTTGCCGCCAGTGGCAGGAACAATTTTTTGGTGTTTTTGAAGATGAAGCCCAGGACTCTAGCCCTCTGCAGGAAAAGTTACTGACCAAGCTGGCCCAAAACGCCGATGGTACCATTCGTTTAATTCGGGTGGGGGACCCCAATCAAGCCATTAACTCTAGCTTTACCCCCGCTGACCCCGTATATTTCGATCAATTTTGCCAACGGTGCCAGGCTTTGGGCAGTTTCGCCACCATGGACCAGGCGGGGCGCAGTAATTTACAGGTAATTGCGGCGGCCAACTTCTTGCTGGAATGGGTTAACCAAGATTGGCAAGCACGGTTTAATAGTGGTCCCAAAGGGGATGCGACCTTACCCTTCCGCCCCCAGGCAATTCGTCCAGTGGAACCGGGGGACCCCCAACCCAATCCTCCGGCCACCGATGGGGGAGTGGAAATTCGTTTTCCCCAAGATATCAATGAAGAAGTAGAACAAATTCGCCATCGGCTAGTGCCCCTGTTGTTGGCCAATCCTCACCACAATGCTGCCATTTTAGTACGGGAAAATCGCCAGGGAAGGTTCGTGGCCGATCGCCTGAAGGATGTGGAAAAAGATGGTGGACTGAAGGTTTTGGACGTGGGGGACCAGGATCGTAATTCCCGCATACCAGGGGAAATCCTTAGTCTTTTACAATTTATCGACCGCCCCCATTCCCCCGATCTCCTCAAAGCCACCTTAACAGTGTTGCAGGAGCGCCAACTAATTCCCACTCAAGATTTAAATGCTTTGGCGGCGGTGCCGGAACAATTTCTCTACCCCACTCCCCTGATGCCTCCCCTGGCCTCCCCGGCGGTTTCTGCCCAGGGCCTATGTCGTAGTTTGCTCAAAGCCCGCCTGGAACTGCCCGCCTATCAATTGATTGCTTTTTTGGGTCTGGCCCTCAACTATGACAGCTCAGATTTAGCCACCTTACAAAAGTTGTCGGAACGTTTACAGGTACAAACCCAACCCGAACGCTCATTAAAAAATTTGCTCAGCGAACTCCACACCATTGCCAACGATGAACAATTTGAGGCGATCGCCAGCGATAGTGATGAAAAATACACCAGACCGGGGCAAATCACCATTATCACCATGCACAAGGCCAAGGGATTGGATTGGGACTATGTGTTTTTACCCTTTTTGCACCAGGACACCCTCCCTGGCGATTTATGGGTACCCAAGGGAGGGCAATTTTTGGGGCAGTTTACCCTAGCGGAGGTGGCCAGGGCCCAAATTCGCACCGTGGTACACCATCGCCAACAGCAAAAGCCCCAGGCGATCGCCCTGCCGGTCACGGCCACCGCTTGGCAAGAAGCCCGCCGCCTCAAGGAAGCAGAGGAATACCGACTACTCTACGTCGCTATGACCAGGGCCAAGCGTTTATTGTGGCTATCCGCCGCCCAGGAAGGGCCCTTTGCCTGGAACCAAATGCAAGCCCGCAAATCCCCCCGACTACAACCCAAACAACCATCCCAGGCCCTATTGGCCCTACAAAAGCGTTTTGGTTCCTAG